The following is a genomic window from Fulvia fulva chromosome 9, complete sequence.
acggtcgtacctagacctaggtcttatatatagaaagggagggggcaatctctagggatactcggactctaactacgctatagacaaagtggatagagtctcaattctaggatacgtgtggttcctctatagatcacctatgtcctagataagtaggaagtagaagtctgttataacattaataatagaagctaagtttatagctataaacgtagccgtaaagtagttataatttcttactactatccttagggaaatagggtgcctagaactagtaggaaagagctctttctagccgagtataagggtaagcaagggcactattaacgagctaaggctagttaagcttataggtaacaactaagccgctttaacacttattaaagatacctatatatataaaaggtcaaagcatattgatattatatataactatgttagacatctctagtagtagaagaagattatagtagactactactatataaaggatatagctactaataggttaataaagccccttaatagctagtagttctaaaactttgtgaggtagctctagcttacgtaaagggattataggagactatatagcctaagtaggagtgttaagaacatataggccgtaggacaattatataggtgtaggtgtattatataactagatcacgtgactaggatttgctagcctataggctagtaaacatccggacacctagtatctacctatactgacactagcgatactatatatagatacacgctatcttattaggtccttctttgtctttcgtataatccgccgtcttctactactacgtaactcgtagctatttaataggatagtaaggacgccgctcggttcctaccgtagtgctagagagtctgaatttgctccgtaattagctctattactattagtgttgatcgctagcttcttcctcCTATCTATATtgctaggagtacgtagttgtcctcggctagctacgtaagtctctaggctactatcttctctaggaccttccctatcgtgttTAGAAGTGCGATTAGCCTATACGATTTGAGCTgagtatagtcctccttctatagcttacgtagcactactattatagactctctatacggcttcgggtaataccctagccgtaggtacgcggtaaataggtttgtaaggctcggcgcgatctcttctctatactcttttagtagtatatttagtatcctgtctaggcggtagctatatatagatTTTGGAGTTCTTCGCCGAGAAGGGGTCTAAATCTACTAGCGGGTATATACGTAGCTAATTATAAATTTCTAGATTCTTTTTAACTAATAAGAGCGTACGCTTTAAATTATCTCTCGACCCTATATATAGCGTCTGTCCGCATAAGAGTCATAAGCGTTGCCGAATATCCTAGCTAAATCTAGGATCGTAGCGAATTGGTTTGTGCTCCGAGCGCGGTAACTAAAGGCACTTATAACTCTTATACGGACAGACGCTATAGGCGAGTAGCTACAGTATAGTACCGCTATATTTCAATCTCGTTATAATTGTAGTTTTCGCTACGGCATAGAAGATATCGAGAGGACAGTCTTGGTCACTAAAGATATCTCCTAAGTGTTAGTATGTCTTTGCGATCGCTGATGTCGTCGTCGCTATAAAGTTCACGCTATAGGTCGTATAGATCACATTTGGCCAAAAGGATGTACACTACTCCGCAAACTTAATGTGCAACAATGAAGTAGAAGGCCATAGCAGAGGTTTGGCAGCTTTTGAGGCCTCTGTTGTGCCGTACTGCCCCGTCCTTTAAGCAAAATGCCAAGACTTGGGTATACCTACGCATATCATCCACAAGTCAAACAAAACACGAAGAGGCAATGCAGAAGCATCAGAGCATGATCTCCCCTATGGACCCGAACGTATGTGCAACGCTTGCCAAAGAAAGGGTCAGTGACGCCCAAAGTGCAAAAAGAATGCAGAAGCATCACGTTATGATCTCCCAACGCTGGCGACTTGTTAGTAACTGTTCTAGGGCTTCTACAACTTCTGGAACGGGAAAATCTCACCGGGATCGAACCGCGGGCCTCAAGATAACATAGAATGGTAGTCTGTTACAGTCTTGCGCTCTGTGAAACGTCAGTAACAGGTCCTGGATATTTAATACCTCGTGGAGCGAAACTGACCTTCCAGCTGAGCTATTGAGAGTTATACGACGTCTGAGACATCGAATAGCGTGCAGTGTTACCGGCTGGTGTCAGCTAGAAAACTCATTACATATATATAGCTTTGATCAATTGAGCAGGCAGAGCGCTGGGGCTATGGTAAGACTTCGTATGGCCCCCTACACCCAGAGCGGGGCAACAGAGCATGCAGAACTAGTCAGCGAGTGAGCTGTCCGTTCATCTGCAGACTAGTCATGCAAAATTCGAAAATAGTGCAGGCCGCTCTCGGAAGCAGAGAGATCACTGCGTCGAATTACTCCGACTCTACCCCAGTGACACTTCGCAGCACAGTCCACAATGTATCTTCAGAGACGTCTACTGCCGTTTGCATTGTTGAAGTCATGTTCTACATGATGGCACGGAACGTGGTCGTGTGCTAACAAATTTGCAAGCACGTGCAGAGCCGCGCTAAGGGCACTAGCCGAAGCTTGTACAGCTCCAGCTCTGGACCCTGAAATGTCGTTCATTCACAAACATCATGCTTCGTTGCAGGCCCAAATTGTACGGCATCGTTCAAGCATGCATCCGAACTATCTGAATGAAGCGCAATAGCATCAATCGCTGTCGAGTGTGTGGGTGGTTCTTTCCGAATGCGGCTCCTTTTCCCGCCTAGCGTGCCATCGCATGACGAAGAGCTCTACGTGGTGAAGGCATAGCGTTTTGCATGAACTGGATTGCCGTAAGCTTTCACACAGAGGCCGAAGTGACTGCTTCGAAATCCCAGATCTACTCAGTCAGGAAGCCACTACTTGCGAACGACGCCCGGTAGCATCACGCAAGGAAGTCACTCGAGGCAGTGCAAGCGAAACGACGATGCGTACCACTTTCCATGTCCATGATAACGTATGATCAGGATGTCACGTACACGCCGACCTCTCCTTCTGATTCATCGACCCGCACTTTTGCGACACCGCCGCACGATCCTCTTGCCGCACCGATACCGAATGAATCAACGTCATGATTTCGCCATATCGGAGTACCACTTTCGTGCTCCGTAACCCGTGAAGAGATGGGACCAAATGCTTAAGCGGCCCAAATGCGGACATGGCACATTGAATGAGTCGTCTCGTGTTTGTATGGCTGTATCGTCCGGGCGCTTCAGCTTCGCAGCCGACATGTATATATTGCTTCAAAGAGCAGGTGGCCAAGGACAACCCCATCATACCTCGATACCCCGCGACGCTACCAACGATGCACTCGCGCTGGCATATGCCCACTCAAGCCCAGTGGCCGACAGAAGCCATTGGCTAGTGATGCGTATACCGTTTCTGCTTCGCACAGCGGTGACCTTCACGAACAGCGACTCCCGTGTCCCAAGCGCCAGTACTTGGAAGTGATCGGACGAGGACTGGTGGCATGAGCCAGGCAGAACGGGCGGACACCGGAGCTAGCCGCATACTGCCTTTGGTCGCCGAGATGGTAATGATGGTGAAGAAGCGGATCGATGAAAGGAACCTTGCGATGAAGACGACTCGGAACTTACTGACAAGGTATAGCGTATGCCAGCACCGAGGTCGCCGCTACCTTCGCCAACCCCTTCCACTCTGCCGTAGCCGCCTCATAAACGTGACCGCAACCAGACTTCGCAGAGCTGAGACCGCAAAACCAATCACATTCCGTTCATCTCGATTCTGGAGTACCATCTACCTCTCACCACTGTCGTTTACAAAGCCCTGGTCTGCAGGCTAAACTTGCTCGTCAAACAATTATCCAACACACTCTTCCCCACATACACCTTATACTCACCTTCCTGCATCATCCACATCTGCCTCTCCGTATCCCACACACTTAGATCCCGTCTCCTCAGCGGAAAGCTATAACTCGCAGACCCACCGGGCTGAATCCAATGCTTCTCGAACCCTCTCAGTGCTTTCGCGACACCGCTGTTCGGGATCCCTAGATACAGCTGTGCCACCTCTGCCGCGGCCACATCACCAGTGTTGGTCACAGTAATGCTCGCAGCCGCAACATAATCATATAAGCTCGCGAGGCCACCCTCAGACGTCTTGGACCCAGCGTCCGGAGGGGCCAGAGAGCAGTTGACAGCATCGTTAAGCGCGACGCTGAGGTTCGAGTATGTGAACGTGGTATACGTCAAGCCGTACCCAAAAGCAAAGCGTGGGACGATATCACGCTTGATAAAATCTCGGTAGTCGATGTGAACACCTTCCGTAAAGTTCGACTGCGAGTACTGAGGGTTCTGCGCATCGGGAAGGGTCGCATTCAGTAGAGTGCCATAGTCAGCTTCCTGCTTAGCTACGGTGTACGGGAGACGGCCGGAGGGAGATTGGCGGCCATATAGAATCTCGACAAGTGCGTCGCCGGAAGCTTGACCTGGGAGATGTGCATAGATGGCTGCTGTAATGTTTGAGTGGTCGATCCAACGGTCTACCAGACGAATGCCGGCATTGTGGATGACGACAATCGTGTTGCTGCATTTCGACGCAACGTTGGTGACCAGAGTGTCGGAGTATTCATCAGCCAATCTACTGCGATCAGCTGTCTCGGCAGACTGCGCGTTAATGAGCACCAAGCATGCGTCGCTGTCCTGTACCACGGGATCCTGCGTTACGAAGTCGGTATACAGGATCGTGCCATCGATATCTGTCTGTCGCTTGATCGCATCGAAGGGCGAGACCATCGACGCAGGAGCAATTCCTCCAGATCCACCTCCACTAATGATTGTGCCATTGAACGCAATCTCAGGTATAGAGCTTCCAGCTGGCATAAAAGACGCAGCAGACATGAGGTACTGCAGACCTCCGAACGGATCGCCGTTGATGTACTGTTGTGTATTGGCCAGGCTCACAGGGTACAGATCCGGCTGTGATGCTGAGGTATTCGACCCGCTGATTGCATCCCATCCAAAGAGCGACAAAGCAGCAGGCTGCTTCAGCGGTAGCGCACTGTTCTCGTTCTTCACCAATACATGACCCTCGACGGCAGACTGGAGGAGGATCTGGTTAGCTGCAGCCTCTCGGGCGTCCGTCGCATTGTTGGCTTTGATCCCGGGAGCAGTGAATGGCGCAAATCTATACCATGCGGCCAGGATACGTGTAGCCATATCATCCAGGCGAGTTGCATTCATGGATCCGTTGTTGACTGCCGTGGCAAGCTGGTTGTTGCCCCAGTATAGGCCAGATGGCATGACCATATCCATTCCTGCATCGGCGCTCGCAATGCCGGTGTGTTGAGCGTACCAGTCCGAGACTACGAAGCCTCCGAACCCAAGCTCTGTCTTGAGCAATCCATTGAGAGTTGCACTGTTCTGGCATCCATAGCTGTTATTGATCCGCTGGTACGAGCACATTACCGACCCAACGCCAGCTTTGACAGCATCGTAAAAGGGCCACAGGTAGAGTTCATGCATCGTGCGATCATCGATATTCGACGATACTGAGTTGTTGAGGTTGATGCCGGAAGGTAGAAGAAACCCCTGCAGGAAAGGGTTGCGATTCGTCTCCTGCTCATTCCCGATGTAATGCTTGACACAGGATACCACAGACAGTTGCAGCCCTTGCACAGTAGGCTCCACCAAAGCGCCTGCGAGGTAAGGATCATTGGAGAATCCCTCCCAATTTCTTCCGCCCTTCGCAACACGTCCCAGCGGACCTACAACAGGACCCAGAGCAACATTGACACCCTTCGCCTTGAACTCCTTGCCGATATAATTCGCTCGCCACCAAGCTAAGCCTTTGTCCCAGCTAGCACCAACAGACAGGCCAGCAGGATATCCATTCACCTTTGCAGTATCGCTCAGACGGACGCCACTCGATGCATCATTCAGACAGATACCGGGAAAGTTAAGCCTCGAGACATTTCCCGTGAATCCAGAACAGCCTTGAGTATCGTTCGCTGGGGTCACAATGGCGTTCTTCTCCTCGTCCGTCATCTGCGATACCAGAGCTCTGGCTTGAGCATATGCATTCGCCCATAAGCCATCTCCACTTCCCTCGGGTGATGGGTATACTGGAGGTGAATGGCCGTAGTCGTAGTAGCCGGATGGGTTGCAACTCTTTCGGGGATCGATGCCGGTCTGATTGAGAGCGCCGATAATTTCTTGTTGGTTGGTGTTTGCAATACCGGCTAGTACTACCGCTGCAGCATCGACAAGGTTCTCTGGAACAAATCCTATCGGCCGGAGGATGCTGGCGATTGGAGATGCTTCGATGGATGCTGCGGCTGCTGAGCAATTGGTGGTTGATGTTTGTGCATAGGCTGTCTGTATGGCGAATGCAACAGCGCAGGCGATCCAACCGCGCGTCATGTTGAGCTGTATCTACTCCAGAGAAATTGGCCTATGTATGCAAAGGTGGTAGTGGTCAGTTCAAGGACATAGCTCTTTATGTGTGCGATTCGATCGATTTTCGAGAGATCGGTTGTTTGGGCAGACTTGTATTTACGAAAGACAATCATAACGCAACCCTCAGGAACGAAGTGGCAGGTGGTCATTCGTGCAGGTGGCTTCCACGCTAGTGAACGCCATGGCGTAGATCCTATACATTGAGTTTCTCGTCAACATGCGAGGTACGCAATGTGCGAGATACTCCCTTTGGATGCGTAGCACATCATCGTGACCGCAGAGATGCGGGAGCTTATCATAATTCTTGTCTAC
Proteins encoded in this region:
- a CDS encoding putative beta-glucosidase M, translating into MTRGWIACAVAFAIQTAYAQTSTTNCSAAAASIEASPIASILRPIGFVPENLVDAAAVVLAGIANTNQQEIIGALNQTGIDPRKSCNPSGYYDYGHSPPVYPSPEGSGDGLWANAYAQARALVSQMTDEEKNAIVTPANDTQGCSGFTGNVSRLNFPGICLNDASSGVRLSDTAKVNGYPAGLSVGASWDKGLAWWRANYIGKEFKAKGVNVALGPVVGPLGRVAKGGRNWEGFSNDPYLAGALVEPTVQGLQLSVVSCVKHYIGNEQETNRNPFLQGFLLPSGINLNNSVSSNIDDRTMHELYLWPFYDAVKAGVGSVMCSYQRINNSYGCQNSATLNGLLKTELGFGGFVVSDWYAQHTGIASADAGMDMVMPSGLYWGNNQLATAVNNGSMNATRLDDMATRILAAWYRFAPFTAPGIKANNATDAREAAANQILLQSAVEGHVLVKNENSALPLKQPAALSLFGWDAISGSNTSASQPDLYPVSLANTQQYINGDPFGGLQYLMSAASFMPAGSSIPEIAFNGTIISGGGSGGIAPASMVSPFDAIKRQTDIDGTILYTDFVTQDPVVQDSDACLVLINAQSAETADRSRLADEYSDTLVTNVASKCSNTIVVIHNAGIRLVDRWIDHSNITAAIYAHLPGQASGDALVEILYGRQSPSGRLPYTVAKQEADYGTLLNATLPDAQNPQYSQSNFTEGVHIDYRDFIKRDIVPRFAFGYGLTYTTFTYSNLSVALNDAVNCSLAPPDAGSKTSEGGLASLYDYVAAASITVTNTGDVAAAEVAQLYLGIPNSGVAKALRGFEKHWIQPGGSASYSFPLRRRDLSVWDTERQMWMMQEGEYKVYVGKSVLDNCLTSKFSLQTRAL